The Limibacillus sp. nucleotide sequence CGACAGCCTCGTTTCGGGTCATCCGCGCGTCTTTTTGAACATGGGCGACAAGGGCTTTGTCGAATGTCCCTACTGCGACCGGCGCTTCGTCTTGAAGGAGGGAGCTGCTGGCGGCAGCGGCCACTAGGACGGGCCGGCATTCCATGACCGACAGCGCCTCCGGCCATCCCAAGCACCTCTATCTGGTAGACGGCTACGGCTATCTCTTCCGGGCCTTCTTCGCCCTGCCGCCGATCACCCGCAAGGACGGCACCCCGACCGGCGCCGCCTACGGCTTTTCCAACATGCTGGTCAAGCTGCTGCGCGAGAGCGACGCCGACGGCATGCTGGTGGTCTTCGACGCCAAGGGCGATACCTTCAGGAGCGAGATCTACCCCGAGTACAAGGCCAACCGCGAGGAGCCGCCCGAGGACCTCGTGCCGCAGTTCCCCATGGTGCGCGAGGCGGCCCAGGCCTTTGGCCTGCCGATCCTGGAGAAAGAGGGCTACGAGGCCGACGACGTCATCGCCACCGTGGCCCGCGAGGCCAAGGCCAAGGGCATCGAAGTCACCA carries:
- a CDS encoding zinc-finger domain-containing protein, with translation MADPMEAPEVVEVETTEVSCDGDSLVSGHPRVFLNMGDKGFVECPYCDRRFVLKEGAAGGSGH